The following nucleotide sequence is from Mugil cephalus isolate CIBA_MC_2020 chromosome 18, CIBA_Mcephalus_1.1, whole genome shotgun sequence.
CTCAAAAGAGCTTCCACAcatttttccctttattttacacatataCAAGGGAACTGGTTTTACAGATGCAAACTGAGGCGTCTTAGCCACAAagatgtacacaaacacaccaggtAGCATCTTAAATGCCCCATTAGCTGCACGGAAAAGAGCCTCATCAgcagctaaaaagaaaaaaaatgcctttgATCCCTTTTAGAGGTGACATGCCTTCCCCTGCGAGTCGTCCTGCGAGATGCCCACATCGCTGCGCacgggaagagggaagaggCCTTTACTACGGACGTGAGAAACTCCATTAAGTCCTGAAAGGGGGAGTCATTATCAATTTATGTGGCGAGAGCAGCAGCTCCTCGCAATCGGAGGCTGTTTTGCTTGTTCTGATGCGATGAATAATGCAACGTGGATTACGTCAGGTCACACTGCCCTAAATATGacgtaaaaaaaagaacaacttcTTCTTTCCAGTATCGCCGCGGGGCGGGCGTTGGTGAAAGCATCAGGGTTCATGCCTGAGTTAAAGTGAATGGTGAAGCCTACctctagttctagttcttctcTGCAGCCAGTGAGGGTTGATGATTCAATAGTATCATCacaaaaaatcattcattttaagAGCAGCTGTCACTAGAAACCAGCTACATTTGAGGCTGAGGTCTTTGTCTTAGACATAGGTGGAGTGTGGCTGATTTGCATGAATAAATAACGgattatcttgtcttatcttatgtTACCTTTACCATTCTGCAATATCAACTTGTATCTGGATGTATTTCCTCGCACACCTAACATCCTTCAAGTAAATCGGATTATTCTCACTCAAATACATGACTTTTGCAATGAAATCCTGACCTTAAGTTCTTATAATCCGAATGGATAATAACAATCTTGGCttattgctttgctttttttttttttaataataatatcatataGAAATATCACACTTTGATTTTGACATTAAGTTGCCATTGAAAAGGTCTGCAGCTTATCTAGGTCCAACTTaccattatttatattacatattaaataGATAAGCAGCCTTTGAGTTTGGCTCAATCACACAGATGTCATGCTGGAGTCTATCTGATGAGCAAAttggaaaacaaacatgacccggagtaaaaaaaaagaaaagaaaaatccatatGGGCAATAACACAATTGCCTAAGAGGCTAATTTATTCCTGTAGTAAACACAGAATTAGTGGGAAACAGATTGTCTGATAAAATATTAGCAAATATTGACTATTTGTGCTTgattcaaccatttttttttctttatagaTTAGGCTACTTGGTTTGTTACACCCACAGATGGTTTACTGTGGACTTATGTAATAGTTTACATCTGTTTCTATTGATTACTCAAAATCTAATTAGCCTGATGTGTGACTAAGTCATTAAGACATAAAGTCATAAAAAGCAATTATCTATAACTAAGTTGCCATCATTTAAGGTTGAATATTAAAGCATTAATTAATAGGATTGTAGGACTAATGGTTTTAGTCTGTTACACTTCAATGTTTGCACCTGTTTGTGTAaattcagtggttttaattgaTTAACTTACTCAAAAATCTAGGCAGCCTGACTAGTAAATAAGTCATAAAGTCATAGATGATaagtttaaactgaaatatcaatTATCTCTAACTAAGTTGCCATCGTTTAGATTCAATACtaaagcattttattattgGGTTTTAGAACTAGCTGAGCACACGTATGTCTTGCAGGGGGCTATTTCAATGCACTATTTACATGTTTAATGCCTTAAAAACCCTCGCACTGCCCTTTTTCCCTTCCCCACAGGCTGATAAACCCACGGACACAGACGCGATCAATCACTGTTCCGCACCGTCGCGTCCCGTTACTGATGGACTGACCCACATCTGTTCATCCACCTCAGCCCCCTTCAATTTAttcctctgcacatttttaatttttaaaaataatatatatatatatttttttccttcctatGTTAAATAAACTGACGTAACACATCAATTAGCAGCTTTAAAGTGAGCCCCGAGACGAGTAATATTATTCAACCCTGACCACTTGGTTAGCTAGCCTGTGACCACTGGTCCACTTCTTAGTTAGGCACAAATAAGACCGCGGGCAGCAGAGATATTAACACGCATCATTATCAAGATAAAAAGGTGATATTAGCCGCTGTGGAAAAAAGTATCATGAGGCCCTCACCAGCACTTGAAATATTAGAAGAAATCAGCCCGTCCGCATGTCCCGTTAGTTACTCCTACTAGCTCTGCCATCCTGAGTCCCCCGGTCTGGCCACTCCGGGGGAAAAGCCCTTTGAGGATTTGGTACACGCCCACCGGCCGCGTCCGTCCAATCAGAACTCGAGACAGAGGCTCACGCTGGTGATTGACGCCCACTTCAACCAATCGTATTTCTCAACGCGTAATGATTGGCAGGGAGACTCCCCATTTTGGAAGGAGTTTTGCCGAATGGAAGGGGCGGGGCTATCGTTGGGCGTCGCTGAAGAgattaagagatttttttttttaattaaagcagcTTTAAGTAAAATTCTGgcctgtgtatatatatatttttgtattctgtAGACAACAATAacagtgtaaatgtaaataaatacacgTAGATggttgcattttctttcttttaagaatgtttctcagtcatccaggtcatggtttacgTCCAAAAAGGGTTTAACAAAGCAACATGACTTGGTTTCTTCTGTTtaaagggactggtgggaagtttgaggtttaaatagaagaACTCTCTTTACCCCTGTCCCCTTTCTCTGTGAATGACTGGTACATCTATGAATTTTAAATGCGTTTTTTGGAAGGTTAGTAGGGTTTACACAGAAAATGATGCTGAGAGCTAGTAGTAGTGTACAACCAGGCTACGGGAAGAGGTTCACTGAGAGGACTTGCTATACTTAGATCTGTAGTTTGTCAGGTGTGTTTCTGGACAAAGGCATGAAAGCGAAGGAAAAGGATGCAGAGAATAGAATCTGGTctgcagaacagtgaattggaAAGGGAAACGCAATTCTATTTCTGGACAAAGGAGAAAGCCACAACCTGCATCTGTTACACAGTTTATCACATCATCAAGCAAGTGATAAATCAAGTTTTATACTCGCACTGCTGCACGTGAACGTTGCAGCTCTTATGTTCATGTTCGAGATTTTGCAAATGTAGAAGAAAGGgtgtaattttttgttttgtaacattttaatttgaatatttatttaaaattgacATCATGTGAAGCTATATATCCCATTTTCTGTTACTGAACAGACTGAATTTAGAATATAATCCactcaaaaattaaaattattgtTAACTGGGGGCCATTTTCATTGTGTATATCTGCAGTAGTGATGGTTGagcttgtgtatttattgttatCTAGCTAACAGCTGTGCATGTGTTATGAAGAAGCAGCAAAAAGTTATTCAGAACATAAACACATCTGCCGGCACAGGCGCTCCTCGAAATAGCAACAATATAAACGTTTCCACTTTTATTGTCAGGATACTTGCTTCATGTAAAATATTTcaatacaatacagtacaaTGCATGTTCCATCTGCCATCCTCCATGCGATTGGTTGGTTTTGTCACCATGTTGTAAGGCTCACCCACAGCGTACGGCAGCTCGAGGCCCTCGGCTAACGTGAGGCGCTTCCGCTGCTCTTTTTTGCCATGAAACAAAACcatgaaaacagattaaattataaactactaaaatctttttttgtcatttttttcttttttttttttttgtcctctctgAACAAATGCCACAGCTGTGGGGGCTCCGGATCCtcccaccatgcttcacagcaGCACAGTTCAGTCCTCAGCTGAGGCCCTCACAGggccacgcacacacaaataaactaaaagacggacggacagacagacagacagacagacagacagacagagacagacgggaGTTGGACAGGGAATCTGTCAACGCTGGCAGTCACATAGCAGCTTTCAGTCTCATCCAAGCTTTGACAGGAAGAGGGGCAGCTGGCTGGGGTAGGGCGTAGGCGGAGGAGACAGGTGATGAAGGAGAagtaaaaggagaaggagaagaagaagaagaggggaagaCATGACACCAAAGATTGACACGCGTCCTCCAAACCGAGCCGTCCCCTCGTGGTTGGTTTGTTTACGGCAGGTTGGATTCAATCGTCCTTTCTTCTCACCCCCCAGCCTTGTGTTTCACCTATCGAGTTTTGCTTTAAAGCAGTGTTTCTAATACTGGGGTTGTGGTGTATTAaccgggagaaaaaaaagtgacgacTGTTGCCATTCTGGCCTAACGGACTGCTGCAGAGAAAGTGCTCTCTGTGGGAAGCGGGGGGGCGGGCGGGGGCAGGGTTTGTTGCCTTAGACGTCCCCACATCCCTCAGTACATTCGTTCAGGTTGGCGTGGtgagggctgtgtgtgtgtacatgtgtctataaatgtgtgtgtatgtgtgctgaGGGCGGGGATGGGGGGGTTCAGTAGCGGTGGGTCTGGTGGGAGTACTGGGGAGGCTGTTGGGAGGTAGAGGAGTATCCCATGCTGCTTTGGGGCAGTGATGTGCTTGGTCCAGGGTTCTGGTAGGCAGCATGTGGATTGGAGCGCTGCAGGGGACAAAGACAACAGTCAGGTATTTGTGAACCCTGTGACGTTCAATGACGGCTATTAGCCACACGGAGGCagtaaacaaaacattaaagatGCAGCTTACAATGAGAAAAAAGCTGAGAAACTACAACAGGTTTGAACTTCTCTAATTAAGTTAAGTTTAAAATGACTTCTGGAAGTTTTTAGAGCAGATGACAGCACCTGTGACtggatataaaataataatcaatcaTCCAAACTGACTAAAGTCTTCAAAAGTACAAGGAAGTTGTATTTTAccaagtaaataaatgaattaattcctAATTCAGAAAACACCACACGTGAAAACAAGACACACTGTCACCGAGTGCATGAAAAAGATGCTGTACTTTACATATCTATGATTACAAACGAGTTAGTTTGACTCTTGTTGGAGTAACTGCCAAATCATTATGTCCACATGGTCATTATGGAACAAAGGCAGCACCttaaaaaaggatttaaacAGAAGCTCAGATTTGTCATAGAtcatttttcccccttttgtaTTGATGTCACAATTTGGATTCGACATTCagcaatagaatagaatagaatagagtagaatgtcctttattgtcattatacagtgtacaacgAGATTgaagagcttctccttttcagtgcataAAAAAGGTATATATGGAATAGtttaaagattatttaaaaaggtttacaagctaaagttaaaatactaatactaaaaaaaaatattgaaaataaacaaaaattataaaatatataccGTTTTTTATAGCAGAAGGTTTTGTGTAGACAGGACAGACATGATGCATTTAAACGTCCTGCAGCACATCTGTGGAATCCAGAAGCTAAAGAAGCTGACTTACCTGGTAGTCTGAGGTCATTATGAGGCCACCTGAGGTAGTGGTGGGTGGGACAACTCGCACTTTCTTCAGAGGCGGGCCCTGGGCGTGGCTGTTGTCTTGGTTACCGGTGTGTCCCGCCCCATTCGTGTGATTGTTtccctgttgctgctgctggttcttctaaaagccacaaaaaaaaaaaaaaaaaagaatgaggcTACTGTAGATGCGTaaattgtctgtgtttcattGGAAATATTCCTCTATCTTTAGCTTCACTtctaaacacataaaataagcACAGACAGTATGTGACACATACTTTGTCTGCCTTGTCCTCTGGCTCCTCTTCAGTCAGGAACTCCCTCTTGGGGTAAGGGATCTGACAGCCAGCAAACACACTGGaggggaaaataagaaaaaaaaaaaaaggaaagaggctCGTCATCCTCAAACACTCATCCCCATGACTCTGAGCTAATTAGCTGCAGAACCTGTAAGGAAACGGCCTTGAATCGTACCGCTCAAGGTTACCGCTAGCGCACAACAGAGACGGAGGAGGATGCGCGCTGTGTGTTGtacggtgtgtgtgtttcctgcaaCTCACTCAGAGGTGGGTAGAGGCTCCTCTAAAAAGTAGGGGTCCTGCATGGCCTGCTCGGATGTGATTCTACGGATGGGGTCCATGGTCAATAGCTTTTGCAGCTGTAGGGAGTTGCACACGGGGAAAGGAGAAACCATTAATCAAATAAGTTCTACAAATTACATGTAAGTGCTCCATTACCAAGGCATTTTAACTCACCAAGTGGAATGCTTTGCTGTCTGGTTTAACTTTATGTTTTTCCATGTACTTTATAAGGCTGCAGTTTGTGTATCTGAGGGAGAATGGGAGCAAATTGCGTTAATATTGCGCCTTAGGTGCATTTAGAACATATGAGAGAACATACAGAGACATTACACGGTTAAATAAGAATAGTTCTTCTTATTGCCAGCAGACATTCTTTGCTTCGCTCTGACTTTGTTTTagatctttttaaaaaaaaaactgggacaGCGGTGCTCCGCAGACTCACGTGTTCCTCCTAAAGTCTTTCATCAGCGTTGAGTGCTCTGGCATCTTTTTGATGTCCTCCCAGTCTTTGTCTGTCAAATGAGAGAAGACAGGATTACACCACGCCACTCCCACTGTCCCCATCCACAACGCGTCGTCTAGGTTGTAGGGTCTGGATTATAGTTTTCCACCACACCACTGATGCCTCGTCTTTATACATCTGTTATACATCAATTACGCCCTCGCTCTTCGGTAATAACCACAAGTTTAATTACCCGACGCtaaaaagaaagtggaaaaatatCGCCCAGATTTTCTGCAGAATTAAAACATAATCCACCAAGAAGTGGGTGAATTACAATGAAGAGCAGCGGATCTGGAGCAGCTTAAGTGAACCGGAAAATATAGACCCAAATGTAGCCCTGCAAGCAAAACTTTCTACACTTGTGACTTGGCTTCCTCCATTGTGTCCACAGACCACACGACTGCCTTTAGAGAAGGAGCGAGCGAAGACCGAGGAAATACTTTGCGAAAAAAATTGCTTATCCTTGCAAAGCATTTCCACAACGACGAAGAGGCGACACGGCGGAATAATTGCAGTTTATAAGAAATACTCATAAGAACGATTTTAAAGGCAGCTAGATGTCGTTTCTCATTctgttccccccccccccagagtTTGGCACTAGCAGCCTCACCAGCAGGGAAGCCCATGACATTAAAGATGCGGTCCAGCTGGTCGTGGTGGTAAGGGTTGCTGGTCTTGATGTCCTCCTGGCGACAGTGGAATATGGGCTCAGACGTCAGCAGCTCCGCAAAAATGCAGCCAATCGCCCAGATGTCTGAGAAACAAGGAGACGAGCACACGCCAGCTTTAGCGCTCCCTCAAATTCAGCAGtgtgcacatgtacacacacacacagatagaggGCAGCAGCACGGACAGATGGCGCTGCACCATCCTCACCGATGGCTTTGGTGTAGTGCCGAGCCCCCAGCAGCAGTTCAGGTGCTCTGTACCAGAAGGTGACCACCACCGGGTCGAGATCGGCTAAAGGCTTGAGCGGTGAATTGAAGAGACGGGCGAACCCCATGTCCGCTGCACAAAACGCAGAAATGACAGTTAGTGAAACAACAGCGattcaaaagaataaaataagttagaaaaaaatgggACTTAATACGCACCTATCTTTACTCTACCCCTCTCTGGTCCTTCTCCCATCACTAATATATTCGCTGGTTTCTGATGGAGACGAGCAGACACGCACAGTGGTGTATTATACAATCAAAATATCGGTCAGACTTTCCAAAAATCGCTGGAAAACTATGTCAACTGCTTTGAATGTTGGCTCACAGAGTTCTCCAGCACTTTATATATGGAGAAATTTGATATGACAgggaaaggaaacagaaacagatctGGCAGCCCTCGTCACACCACAATTTCTAgttaaatatttgttgtttttatttttgaaacataaaataagagtgtaactgtttagttttttgcttccttttgttcttgttcttcttctttatttactttcttcctcctcacaTGTAAATGGAGGAGATGCAGGTGATGTTCATGTTTGTCACtattttcctttaaataaaatatttttaaaaaatgtcagacCCTCTAGATGACAAAtggttacagaagatgagaatgtGTTAGAAAATCTTCTGAGAGTTAGTGAGCTGTTTTTGGCCTACTTCCTGAACTACTCCAGCGTGCTTGTCAAAACTTTGTTGCTGTCCTCTAGTGGACAAAAAGCTCCACTACATCTAAACAGAAGAAGTTCCAACACCAACACTTGAGCAGACAgtggaggtgaagaggagaTAATTAAAAATCTGTTAACCATTTTAGATGACTTGGAACAAACCCTGGAAAGTATCTCACTCACTAAGGTTTTGTAAAGGCTCTTGCAATGTGTTTGCACTTATAAACTAGAAGATACAAAGACGGTATAAACAAAAATCAGCATCTACACACAttgtacatttaaaacatctgaaaacagTTATGAACCATGAACTAAACACAGCTTCACATGCCCCTATGCCTGATAACAATCTACCAGCCTCTCATTAGCTGCGTAACCTTGTTTTCCTTCCCTGCCCACCCCACAATCCTCTTACAAGGTCTCTGTGGAGGACCCAGTTGGCGTGGAGGTAATGGATGCCATCCAGAATCTGGTAAAGCAGAGACTTGACCATCCCTCTAGGCAGCTGAAGTGGCTTCTTGTTGGCCTTGGACGCTCTGTGGAACTTAATGATGTgctgcgaaaaaaaaacaagacagtcGTCATTAAGATGCGTCTTTTTCAACATATGGTCATAAATGTAAGCGTGCTATGGGCGCAACGAGCGGAGGCCGATGTTTGTGCcatgtgtttccacttccttGGGAGGAGAATGTGAGGgttgtggcaaaaaaaaaagaaaaaaaaaattgtatttaattCAGTTCTGACCCTCTGCCAGTTGTTACTGCCAAATGTAATGCAGCAGAGGTTTAACTACCAAATGTGGAATACTTctcggtgcatgtgtgtgtgtgttttaatgacacTAAGCAGCGCGTAATTAGCCCCATTAATCTCAGTGTCTGTGCAGCACTgtatgcatttgcatttgtgcaTATTCAAAAGCAAATGTGTTAAACACGTGTGTAAAAATAAGCATAAGCATCCAAAAGCAATGGAGTATGCAtatatacactaatcagccataacattaagaccattATGACATTTCTAACAATGCGCGTAGAGGTATTGACTCCACTACTTGACTTGACTTAACCTATGTATATCT
It contains:
- the cdk8 gene encoding cyclin-dependent kinase 8, which encodes MDYDFKVKLTGERERVEDLFEYEGCKVGRGTYGHVYKAKRKDGKDDKDYALKQIEGTGISMSACREIALLRELKHPNVISLQKVFLSHADRKVWLLFDYAEHDLWHIIKFHRASKANKKPLQLPRGMVKSLLYQILDGIHYLHANWVLHRDLKPANILVMGEGPERGRVKIADMGFARLFNSPLKPLADLDPVVVTFWYRAPELLLGARHYTKAIDIWAIGCIFAELLTSEPIFHCRQEDIKTSNPYHHDQLDRIFNVMGFPADKDWEDIKKMPEHSTLMKDFRRNTYTNCSLIKYMEKHKVKPDSKAFHLLQKLLTMDPIRRITSEQAMQDPYFLEEPLPTSDVFAGCQIPYPKREFLTEEEPEDKADKKNQQQQQGNNHTNGAGHTGNQDNSHAQGPPLKKVRVVPPTTTSGGLIMTSDYQRSNPHAAYQNPGPSTSLPQSSMGYSSTSQQPPQYSHQTHRY